CAAATTGATTAAAAATATTCGACTATGTATATCATTCCAGCAATAGATGTCTTGGACAAAAAAGTTGTCCGCTTGAGAGAGGGTAACTACAATGACGTTACAACGTATGCGATTAGTTTAGAAGAGCAAATCGAAACCTACCGTGCAAATGGTACGGAACTCGTCCATATCATTGATTTAAATGGTGCAAAAGGAGACTTCAGCAATCAGGCCTATTTATTTGATATCATCCAAAAGACAGATATGAAAATTCAGTATGGCGGTGGTGTAAGAAGTATCGAAAAGGTTAAGGAATTGGTTGATGCCGGGATTTATCGCGTTATTGTCGGAACACAGGCAATCACAAATCCTTCATTCTTGGAGGAGCTGGCTACGTTGAACGAAGGTAAAGTAAAATATGCCGACCACATCGTTATTGCAATCGACGTTTTGGATGAGGTAATCAAATACTCGGGTTGGTTGGAAAGTTCGCCAATCAAATTGATCGAATATATTGATAAATGCTTGGTTTTAGGATTCTTTAGGTTCTTATGTACCGATATTAGTAAAGATGGAAAATTGGGCGGTGCAGGCGTTGAACTGTACCAAAAGTTGTTGAGCCATTCTCCGATTATCAAGTTAATAGCTTCTGGCGGGATCAGTTCAATGGACGATATTCAGAAACTTCAGGAATTGGGTAGTGTAGAATCTGTTGTCGTTGGTAAAGCAATCTATGAAAATAGAATTTCGATCGATGAAATCAAAGATTGGAATTTAAAATCGTTAATCAGATTTTAAAATGCTGGCAAAACGTATAATTCCCTGTTTGGATGTCAAAGATGGGCGGACGGTAAAAGGAGTCAATTTTGTGGATCTGCGCGATGCAGGTGATCCTGTTGAATTGGCCTATGAATATTCTCAACAAGGGGCTGATGAACTCGTTTTCCTAGATATTACAGCAACGCACGAGGGGCGTAAAACGACAATTGATCTGGTCAAAGCAGTCGCACGTCAAGTGAATATTCCCTTTACAATCGGCGGTGGTATCAATGAAATCAGAGATGCTGATATCTTGTTGAATGCAGGTGCAGACAAAATATCCATCAATTCCGCTGCAGTACGCAATCCTGCTCTTATCAACCAAATGGCTGCAGCTTTTGGTGCACAATTTGTTGTGGTTGCTGTAGATACCCGGTCGATCGAAGGTCACAATTTTGTTCATCTAAGCGGCGGACGCATTAAGACGGAATTGGACACAGCGGATTGGATCCTTGAAGCGCAGGAACGTGGAGCAGGAGAGATCCTGTTGACGTCAATGGATCATGATGGAACAAAAAATGGCTTTGACAATGGTTTTTTAAAAACAATAAACGACCAGATTCATATTCCACTGATTGCTTCTGGCGGTGCCGGTAATCAACAGCATTTTGTCGATGTTTTTCAACAGGCTAACGTGGATGCTGCCCTGGCGGCATCGGTCTTCCATTATGGTGAAATATTGATCCCCGATCTTAAAGCTACCTTACGCCAAAATGGTATTGTCGTAAGATAGAATAGCGGAGTAAAGATCGATAATCAAAGGGGTGGAAGTTATAAACTTGCTGAAAGAAATCCTGAGAAATTAAACTGGGCTCATGGCTCTTCGAAAATAATTAAAAATTGAAATACTAAAATCATGTTAGATTTTGCAAAAAGTGACGGCCTTGTTCCAGTGATTGTGCAGGACTTCCAAACATTGGAAGTGTTGATGTTAGGCTATATGAACGAGGAAGCTTGGCAGAAGACACAAGCAGAGAAACGCGTTACGTTTTTCTCCCGAAGCAAAAATCGCCTCTGGACAAAAGGAGAGGAAAGTGGAAACTTTTTGAATGTAAAAAGTATCCATGTTGATTGCGATAAGGATACTGTTTTGATCAAAGCAGAACCAATGGGACCTACCTGTCATACAGGGAGCAGAAGTTGTTTTAATACAGACTTCAACCAAAACTTTCTGTTGGAGCTGGAGCGTATCGTCAACCATCGCTATGAACATCCTTCTGACGAATCTTATGTCAATCGTCTGCGTTCTCGCGGTATCAATAAGATTGCGCAAAAGGTTGGCGAGGAAGCCGTAGAAACAGTCATTGCAGCATTGACCGAAACGGATACTGATTTTATTAATGAAACTTCAGACTTATTGTTTCATTTGATCGTATTGTTGCGTGAGAAAGGATTTTCTTTGGAAACAATTGCGAAAAACCTCGAGAGCAGACATCAATAGGTATTTGGACGACGGCATCAGCGTTGAACAAAATCTGAAGCGGAAAGAAGGCTTTAAGCTAAGATGACAAAATAATCTAAGAAGTGCAGTATATTTGTGGATATACTGCACTTCTTGTGTCTACAGGCTAGCAATATGTATTGCTGTATTGATCTTTCTGGATCACAGCTCAGTCAGCGGAGAATTCGGTCCTATAACATAAAAAAAATAGGCTTAAAACAGGTGCTCCGAATAGAGAAGGCGTTTTAGCGAATTACTATGGATATTACATTAAAATCGACGTTATCAGGGCATCAAAACCCTATTTTTTGTGTAGAGAAGGGCTATTATGCGCATACATTTTTTACGGCTGGTAACGATAAGGGCGTTGTCGAATGGGATATTGAACAGAATGCATTTAAGCGTATTCTCTGCGCGGTAAGTTCATCGGTTTACGCTTTACGGTTGATCCCGGGGACGCCGATTCTGGCCATAGCCTTGCGTGAGGGTAAACTGCTTTTTGTAGATGTCGAAGAGCAAAAGCTT
The Sphingobacterium multivorum genome window above contains:
- a CDS encoding HisA/HisF-related TIM barrel protein yields the protein MYIIPAIDVLDKKVVRLREGNYNDVTTYAISLEEQIETYRANGTELVHIIDLNGAKGDFSNQAYLFDIIQKTDMKIQYGGGVRSIEKVKELVDAGIYRVIVGTQAITNPSFLEELATLNEGKVKYADHIVIAIDVLDEVIKYSGWLESSPIKLIEYIDKCLVLGFFRFLCTDISKDGKLGGAGVELYQKLLSHSPIIKLIASGGISSMDDIQKLQELGSVESVVVGKAIYENRISIDEIKDWNLKSLIRF
- the hisF gene encoding imidazole glycerol phosphate synthase subunit HisF, which produces MLAKRIIPCLDVKDGRTVKGVNFVDLRDAGDPVELAYEYSQQGADELVFLDITATHEGRKTTIDLVKAVARQVNIPFTIGGGINEIRDADILLNAGADKISINSAAVRNPALINQMAAAFGAQFVVVAVDTRSIEGHNFVHLSGGRIKTELDTADWILEAQERGAGEILLTSMDHDGTKNGFDNGFLKTINDQIHIPLIASGGAGNQQHFVDVFQQANVDAALAASVFHYGEILIPDLKATLRQNGIVVR
- the hisIE gene encoding bifunctional phosphoribosyl-AMP cyclohydrolase/phosphoribosyl-ATP diphosphatase HisIE, producing the protein MLDFAKSDGLVPVIVQDFQTLEVLMLGYMNEEAWQKTQAEKRVTFFSRSKNRLWTKGEESGNFLNVKSIHVDCDKDTVLIKAEPMGPTCHTGSRSCFNTDFNQNFLLELERIVNHRYEHPSDESYVNRLRSRGINKIAQKVGEEAVETVIAALTETDTDFINETSDLLFHLIVLLREKGFSLETIAKNLESRHQ